Proteins from a genomic interval of Drosophila melanogaster chromosome 2R:
- the Nup50 gene encoding nucleoporin 50kD, with the protein MAGKRQATSNLNHENWDLEEEPEERGTFRTATEEELKTRVIKKARRKIAGGSSAAEEDGAEEKTAEPKSVFSGFSGFGKPAASPAAGSPFSFLANVTAPATTSSSEPKKSAFSFGFSSSSSSADRPVSTSICGTASTSSTAPSPLPAKESTSTVDGAKPTTSIFGNISAAKKESSEAKTSSSSTSLTSTMETSEYRESVADLNRSVIKFLQDQMGKSPYCILTPVFKNYDEHLKDLQDEESARTNSTKSKTAQARSQEPVAKVSRASSPPKAATTFTFGKPSAPIGASVSPLAKKPNCTITSGGTTTTTATPLVSFGSTASFTAPVPSSSSIFSLTAKPTGEAKSDDTPKSSIFSFGAKDTTTKKDEPNFSAPKTNGFSFGLKSNNDDKPSTSLFAGFGKAPGGAGDGAKGFSFTNSATPFSLGNIHPPAAAAAPAEEEKEEDTPPKVEFKQVVEDDAIYSKRCKVFIKKDKDFGDRGVGTLYLKPVKDSEKIQLLVRADTNLGNILVNLILSKGIPCQRMGKNNVLMVCVPTPEDSKATSLLLRVKTGDEADDLLEKIKEHIK; encoded by the exons ATGGCTGGCAAGCGACAAGCCACTTCGAACCTGAACCACGAAAACTGGGACCTGGAGGAGGAACCCGAGGAGCGCGGCACATTCCGCACGGCCACCGAAGAGGAGCTAAAGACACGCGTTATCAAGAAGGCGCGCCGCAAGATTGCCGGTGGATCGTCCGCCGCTGAAGAGGATGGCGCCGAAGAAAAGACTGCAGAGCCCAAAAGTGTGTTCAGTGGCTTTTCCG GTTTCGGCAAGCCGGCTGCGAGCCCAGCCGCGGGTTCGCCTTTCTCCTTCCTGGCCAATGTGACGGCACCAGCCACGACCTCTAGCAGCGAGCCAAAAAAGTCTGCATTCTCGTTCGGGTTcagctccagttccagttcgGCCGATCGGCCTGTCAGCACTAGCATTTGCGGCACcgccagcaccagcagcacgGCCCCCTCTCCTTTGCCGGCCAAGGAATCAACAAGTACCGTCGATGGCGCCAAGCCGACCACCTCGATATTTGGCAACATATCAGCTGCCAAGAAGGAGAGTAGCGAGGCcaaaaccagcagcagcagcactagCCTCACATCCACCATGGAGACCTCCGAGTACCGTGAAAGCGTTGCTGACCTAAATCGGTCCGTCATAAAATTCCTGCAGGACCAAATGGGCAAAAGTCCCTACTGCATACTGACTCCAGTGTTTAAGAACTATGATGAGCATCTAAAGGATCTGCAAGACGAGGAGAGCGCCAGAACGAACTCCACGAAATCCAAAACGGCACAAGCTCGTTCTCAAGAACCAGTTGCAAAGGTGTCCCGTGCATCGTCGCCACCAAAAGCGGCTACTACGTTTACGTTTGGCAAGCCCAGCGCGCCAATAGGCGCCAGCGTATCGCCCTTAGCCAAGAAACCCAACTGCACCATAACCAGTGGTGGAACAACCACCACGACCGCAACACCACTGGTCTCCTTCGGCAGTACGGCATCGTTCACTGCGCCAGTGCCGTCCTCCTCCAGTATCTTCAGTTTGACAGCAAAACCCACTGGAGAAGCCAAATCCGATGATACCCCTAAGTCCAGCATTTTTAGCTTTGGAGCAAAGGATACGACCACTAAAAAGGATGAGCCTAACTTCTCGGCACCGAAGACCAATGGCTTTTCCTTCGGACTGAAAAGTAACAACGACGACAAGCCAAGCACCTCGTTGTTTGCGGGTTTCGGAAAAGCGCCTGGAGGAGCAGGAGACGGCGCAAAGGGCTTTTCCTTCACCAACAGTGCCACGCCCTTCTCTCTCGGAAACATTCATCCGccagctgcagcggcagcgcCTGCGGAGGAGGAAAAAGAAGAGGATACGCCCCCAAAAGTCGAGTTTAAACAG GTTGTGGAGGATGACGCTATATACTCCAAGCGGTGTAAGGTGTTCATTAAGAAAGACAAGGACTTTGGCGATCGTGGCGTGGGCACGTTGTACTTGAAACCTGTCAAGGACTCCGAAAAGATCCAACTGTTAGTCCGCGCCGACACCAATCTGGGCAACATCTTGGTCAACCTTATTCTTAGCAAGGGTATACCTTGCCAGCGCATGGGCAAGAACAATGTGCTGATGGTCTGCGTGCCCACGCCAGAGGACTCCAAGGCCACATCGCTGTTGCTACGCGTAAAGACCGGTGACGAAGCCGACGACTTGCTGGAGAAGATCAAGGAGCACATCAAGTAG
- the coil gene encoding coilin, isoform E, whose product MQHSSMKVDLSNFFKDERRNSLVFIDAAWNNIKDLQDHIQNLFSLKDISLLTSDGCYLPPRESIKVLNSAEGLKAFRFASHDSDTFVSPAPVKSSKKRKNRSVEEQVHLTASTPLRPSKRSKNQNNSEWINIAENPSRVRKKELLDMAPGPSVQSKLLTNKGTPKAPETQTEVSNMSANIETENKESAPQIKNKSKNKKPTKSPEASDQVENEPAPKSISRCTLKEGKMSESKNQETSPDILSEKSGVVTKENETREEQQDKTHLESNKIPDKLSQLKAGDQIEKSPGIAASLLSISFRSPLLEMPFNVPRIFQFPTKKQQIEILEYKKLKPISPRFLLQKGAKSDDTAKQFPSNGKDSTLKPKSYEILHDEELPDVKDKKNVSEGIKRAVAPLCEDIIETSTTLPGAIGAVESAYLDNSTEAETTLPSEAEATNPLELTESFLQNNTSMEKTPKVEKILPDDGSASPIKNNVDSKDVKTVTVPIFEEQLVSDSDDDVMLVDDSNIDVSYGDSDIEPIPVENRQSLDIIRDLLRTATPLNSLPSRGDTVIFKLLKIKGNANSGTTEFVAGRCTYVNRRTKIVTVETITYPPEIGRMLRQYYMSGLDESSEDVRTLSIHLKDMLEAKIIVATID is encoded by the exons ATGCAACACTCCAGCATGAAGGTGGATCTATCAAACTTTTTCAAGGACGAACGACGAAATTCGTTGGTTTTCATCGATGCAGCATGGAACAACATCAAGGACCTCCAGGACCACATACAAAACCTCTTCAGCTTG AAGGACATTAGTCTGCTCACCTCAGATGGATGCTATCTGCCCCCGAGGGAGTCTATCAAAGTGTTGAACTCTGCCGAAGGACTCAA AGCCTTTCGGTTTGCCAGCCACGATAGTGATACCTTTGTGAGCCCTGCTCCTGTAAAATCCAGTAAAAAGCGCAAGAATCGATCCGTCGAGGAACAGGTTCACCTAACCGCCTCCACTCCCCTCCGACCTTCAAAGCGCTCCAAGAACCAGAACAACTCAGAATGGATAAATATTGCAGAAAACCCATCTCGTGTGAGAAAGAAGGAGTTGCTAGATATGGCTCCTGGACCTTCTGTACAATCAAAGCTCTTGACAAACAAAGGCACTCCAAAGGCCCCTGAAACTCAGACAGAAGTTTCTAACATGTCAGCGAACATCGAGACAGAGAACAAGGAATCTGCTCCTcagattaaaaataaatccaaaaacaagAAACCGACCAAATCGCCCGAGGCATCTGACCAGGTAGAGAATGAACCTGCTCCTAAGAGTATTTCTCGATGCACGCTCAAGGAGGGTAAAATGTCAGAAAGCAAGAATCAAGAGACATCGCCTGACATTCTATCAGAAAAATCTGGTGTGGTAACGAAGGAAAACGAAACTCGAGAGGAGCAACAGGACAAAACACACTTGGAGTCCAACAAAATTCCGGATAAACTATCTCAACTGAAAGCAGGGGACCAAATTGAGAAGAGTCCTGGCATTGCTGCTAGCCTCCTATCGATTTCGTTCCGCTCCCCTCTCTTGGAGATGCCCTTTAATGTTCCGCGCATATTTCAATTTCCCactaaaaaacaacaaattgaaattctggaatataaaaaacttAAGCCCATCAGTCCTCGTTTTTTGCTGCAGAAAGGAGCTAAGAGTGATGATACGGCTAAACAATTCCCAAGCAATGGGAAGGATTCAACCTTAAAGCCTAAATCCTACGAAATTTTGCACGACGAAGAATTACCAGATGTAAaggataaaaaaaatgtttcagAAGGTATAAAGAGAGCAGTTGCACCTCTTTGCGAAGACATCATTGAAACATCAACCACTCTTCCGGGGGCCATAGGAGCAGTTGAATCCGCTTATCTGGACAATTCGACTGAAGCTGAGACCACTCTTCCGTCCGAAGCTGAAGCAACTAATCCACTTGAACTTACTGAGTCATTTCTACAGAACAACACATCTATGGAAAAAACACCCAAAGTCGAAAAAATTTTGCCAGATGACGGAAGTGCATCTCCGATTAAAAATAACGTTGATTCGAAGGATGTTAAAACGGTAACAGTGCCCATTTTTGAGGAACAACTAGTATCCGATTCCGACGACGATGTGATGTTGGTAGACGACTCCAATATCGACGTTTCATACGGCGACTCTGATATTGAACCGATTCCAG TAGAAAATAGGCAATCTTTGGATATTATAAGGGACCTACTGCGGACTGCAACTCCACTCAATAGCCTGCCGTCCAGGGGCGATACGGTTATATTTAAACTGCTGAAGATTAAGGGAAACGCCAATTCTGGCACAACCGAATTTGTCGCCGGGAGGTGCACTTACGTTAACCGGCGCACCAAAATTGTCACAGTGGAAACAATAA CTTATCCCCCCGAAATCGGTCGCATGTTGCGTCAATATTATATGAGTGGGTTGGACGAGTCTTCTGAGGATGTGCGAACTTTAAGTATTCATCTCAAAGATATGCTTGAAGCCAAAATCATTGTAGCCACAATTGACTGA
- the coil gene encoding coilin, isoform D produces the protein MQHSSMKVDLSNFFKDERRNSLVFIDAAWNNIKDLQDHIQNLFSLKDISLLTSDGCYLPPRESIKVLNSAEGLKAFRFASHDSDTFVSPAPVKSSKKRKNRSVEEQVHLTASTPLRPSKRSKNQNNSEWINIAENPSRVRKKELLDMAPGPSVQSKLLTNKGTPKAPETQTEVSNMSANIETENKESAPQIKNKSKNKKPTKSPEASDQVENEPAPKSISRCTLKEGKMSESKNQETSPDILSEKSGVVTKENETREEQQDKTHLESNKIPDKLSQLKAGDQIEKSPGIAASLLSISFRSPLLEMPFNVPRIFQFPTKKQQIEILEYKKLKPISPRFLLQKGAKSDDTAKQFPSNGKDSTLKPKSYEILHDEELPDVKDKKNVSEGIKRAVAPLCEDIIETSTTLPGAIGAVESAYLDNSTEAETTLPSEAEATNPLELTESFLQNNTSMEKTPKVEKILPDDGSASPIKNNVDSKDVKTVTVPIFEEQLVSDSDDDVMLVDDSNIDVSYGDSDIEPIPVVENRQSLDIIRDLLRTATPLNSLPSRGDTVIFKLLKIKGNANSGTTEFVAGRCTYVNRRTKIVTVETITYPPEIGRMLRQYYMSGLDESSEDVRTLSIHLKDMLEAKIIVATID, from the exons ATGCAACACTCCAGCATGAAGGTGGATCTATCAAACTTTTTCAAGGACGAACGACGAAATTCGTTGGTTTTCATCGATGCAGCATGGAACAACATCAAGGACCTCCAGGACCACATACAAAACCTCTTCAGCTTG AAGGACATTAGTCTGCTCACCTCAGATGGATGCTATCTGCCCCCGAGGGAGTCTATCAAAGTGTTGAACTCTGCCGAAGGACTCAA AGCCTTTCGGTTTGCCAGCCACGATAGTGATACCTTTGTGAGCCCTGCTCCTGTAAAATCCAGTAAAAAGCGCAAGAATCGATCCGTCGAGGAACAGGTTCACCTAACCGCCTCCACTCCCCTCCGACCTTCAAAGCGCTCCAAGAACCAGAACAACTCAGAATGGATAAATATTGCAGAAAACCCATCTCGTGTGAGAAAGAAGGAGTTGCTAGATATGGCTCCTGGACCTTCTGTACAATCAAAGCTCTTGACAAACAAAGGCACTCCAAAGGCCCCTGAAACTCAGACAGAAGTTTCTAACATGTCAGCGAACATCGAGACAGAGAACAAGGAATCTGCTCCTcagattaaaaataaatccaaaaacaagAAACCGACCAAATCGCCCGAGGCATCTGACCAGGTAGAGAATGAACCTGCTCCTAAGAGTATTTCTCGATGCACGCTCAAGGAGGGTAAAATGTCAGAAAGCAAGAATCAAGAGACATCGCCTGACATTCTATCAGAAAAATCTGGTGTGGTAACGAAGGAAAACGAAACTCGAGAGGAGCAACAGGACAAAACACACTTGGAGTCCAACAAAATTCCGGATAAACTATCTCAACTGAAAGCAGGGGACCAAATTGAGAAGAGTCCTGGCATTGCTGCTAGCCTCCTATCGATTTCGTTCCGCTCCCCTCTCTTGGAGATGCCCTTTAATGTTCCGCGCATATTTCAATTTCCCactaaaaaacaacaaattgaaattctggaatataaaaaacttAAGCCCATCAGTCCTCGTTTTTTGCTGCAGAAAGGAGCTAAGAGTGATGATACGGCTAAACAATTCCCAAGCAATGGGAAGGATTCAACCTTAAAGCCTAAATCCTACGAAATTTTGCACGACGAAGAATTACCAGATGTAAaggataaaaaaaatgtttcagAAGGTATAAAGAGAGCAGTTGCACCTCTTTGCGAAGACATCATTGAAACATCAACCACTCTTCCGGGGGCCATAGGAGCAGTTGAATCCGCTTATCTGGACAATTCGACTGAAGCTGAGACCACTCTTCCGTCCGAAGCTGAAGCAACTAATCCACTTGAACTTACTGAGTCATTTCTACAGAACAACACATCTATGGAAAAAACACCCAAAGTCGAAAAAATTTTGCCAGATGACGGAAGTGCATCTCCGATTAAAAATAACGTTGATTCGAAGGATGTTAAAACGGTAACAGTGCCCATTTTTGAGGAACAACTAGTATCCGATTCCGACGACGATGTGATGTTGGTAGACGACTCCAATATCGACGTTTCATACGGCGACTCTGATATTGAACCGATTCCAG TAGTAGAAAATAGGCAATCTTTGGATATTATAAGGGACCTACTGCGGACTGCAACTCCACTCAATAGCCTGCCGTCCAGGGGCGATACGGTTATATTTAAACTGCTGAAGATTAAGGGAAACGCCAATTCTGGCACAACCGAATTTGTCGCCGGGAGGTGCACTTACGTTAACCGGCGCACCAAAATTGTCACAGTGGAAACAATAA CTTATCCCCCCGAAATCGGTCGCATGTTGCGTCAATATTATATGAGTGGGTTGGACGAGTCTTCTGAGGATGTGCGAACTTTAAGTATTCATCTCAAAGATATGCTTGAAGCCAAAATCATTGTAGCCACAATTGACTGA
- the Socs44A gene encoding suppressor of cytokine signaling at 44A, whose amino-acid sequence MSHGDQSQNQSSQRSQALTGGGDSPRDREKEKKGWFHSLTRRKKSDSALAVTASAAVSTSGSQNNNNEVCVLEAADSSMASCSNGGTGTGTLRRRRDKDKRNVFARLRRKVGQGLSSLRNWHSMGDCDDGGTTDATYEFLTPAICPEPTLPFTHDYLRFIRKKWLEREDAHSPNQIMYKACSEMLNQVWYWGEISRRDSQRQLSDKPTGSFLVRDSETSGSQFTLSFRIVNVTLHYRLEYRDNFWHFEELKYESIVEMIEDILHRCTNDNFVCFVKVPNEMQPPFPVILKYPLSRYSNMPKLQDLCRRVLQRQMSREQLAQLPVPAQMLEYLSVERELVFQS is encoded by the exons ATGAGCCACGGCGACCAGAGTCAAAACCAGAGCAGCCAGCGGAGCCAGGCGCTCACTGGCGGTGGTGACTCCCCGAGGGACAGGGAGAAGGAAAAGAAGGGCTGGTTCCACTCGCTGACCAGGCGCAAGAAGTCCGACTCGGCGCTGGCCGTGACTGCATCCGCCGCCGTCTCCACCAGTGGATcgcagaacaacaacaacgaagtGTGCGTCCTTGAGGCAGCGGACTCTTCCATGGCCAGCTGCAGCAATGGGGGCACGGGCACAGGAACTCTGCGCAGAAGGCGGGACAAGGACAAGCGAAACGTGTTTGCCAGACTACGAAGGAAGGTGGGCCAAGGGCTCAGCTCCCTGCGAAACTGGCACTCCATGGGCGACTGCGACGACGGCGGAACTACTGATGCCACCTACGAGTTCCTTACGCCGGCCATCTGTCCGGAACCCACGCTACCATTCACACACGACTACTTGCGCTTTATCCGGAAGAAATGGCTTGAGCGCGAGGACGCCCACTCGCCCAACCAGATCATGTACAAGGCCTGCTCCGAGATGCTCAA ccAAGTGTGGTACTGGGGTGAGATCTCCAGGCGCGATTCGCAGCGGCAGTTGAGTGACAAGCCGACTGGGTCGTTTCTAGTCCGCGACTCGGAAACCAGCGGATCCCAATTCACGCTCAGCTTTCGGATTGTGAACGTAACCCTGCATTATCGACTGGAATATCGCGACAATTTTTGGCACTTCGAGGAACTTAAGTACGAGTCCATTGTCGAGATGATCGAAGATATCTTGCACCGCTGCACCAACGACAACTTTGTGTGCTTTGTGAAGGTTCCCAACGAGATGCAGCCACCGTTTCCAGTGATCCTCAAGTACCCGTTGAGCCGGTACTCCAACATGCCCAAGCTGCAGGACTTATGCCGCCGTGTTCTGCAGCGCCAGATGTCTCGCGAACAGCTGGCCCAGTTGCCAGTGCCGGCGCAGATGCTGGAGTACTTGTCGGTGGAGCGGGAGCTGGTCTTCCAGAGTTAG